A stretch of DNA from Lysinibacillus sp. B2A1:
GTAAGTAATAAGAAAGTACCGACCAATGTCAATGTGACAGCAATACCATCCTGTCGTGTTAATTGACTATGCCTCGTTAGTAAATAATAGCCCATAATAAAAAGAGGGGCTAGGTATTGAAGTAATGTCGCAACAGCTGAATTACCGATTGAAATCGACATCATATACGTATATTGAACCGCAAGCATGCCAAGTAAACTAAATACTATTTGTCTTACTGCATTTTGCTTTGTACGGAACATAACAAAAATAGAATTTCTCCAATGTGTTAATTTATAGATACCGATTAATAATAGGCCTGCTGTAAGAAGACGACTTGAAACGAGCCATCCTACTTCGATATTTTCCTGCTGAAAAAGCTTTTGTGCAACAGTCCCGCCAATGCCCCAAAAGCTTGCCCCCAGAATGACGAGAATAAAACCAAAAGTACGTTTGTTAAGTTGTGTTTGATTCACTTTGACATCTCCTAAACTATCAATATAAAGTAATTATAAGGATTAATTAGTGTAATAAATATCGATTTAATGGTTAAAAGTATCAATATATTGAGGTGAACAAAGAAATGGCCTTAACACATATAAAAATTGCAAAGGATTTACAAGAACTAACCTCACATGGAACGAAGGCATTTCCAGTTGCTTTGTATGAGACGACTTTGCGACTAGAAAGCTTAGATTTTTTGCCATTGCATTGGCATAAAGAAATTCAATTCGTTTATGTGAAGAATGGTCGTATAGAATATCGAGTAGGAGCGGATGTTTTTATACTTGAGAAGGGAGATGGACTATTTGTCAATGCTTTAGGGCTGCACGAGGCAAAGCCATATGAAATAGATTTGGCAAGGATTTACTGTGTGAATGTGGATCCAATGTTGCTAGGAGGGCATGAGGGGAGTATAGTTGCCGAGAAATATGTAAAACCATATATTACAAGTAATCGCTTACCTTATGTGAGGCTTTCAGGTCCGTTAGCGCAAAAGGTAAAAGGAATCGCATCCATATTACAAAAGAAAAATGATTTTTATGAGTTAACAGTTTGGCGAGAGCTTGTAGCCATTTGGGAAGCAATGCTAACACAATCCATGCTGACAGTAGAAATGCTAGAACCTGCGAAAATTGTCCAGCATGAACGAGTGAAGGAAATGTTGGATTATTTACATGTGAATTATGCAGAGAAAATAGTATTGGAACAATTAGCTGCACATGTTTATTTAAGCAGGGCAGAATGTAGTCGTTTGTTTAAAAAAATGGTGGGAATGTCACCATTCAGCTACTTATTACAGTATCGTCTTCGTAAAAGTTTGCAGTTATTACGAGATAGCGAGCAATCTATCACTACCATTGCAGCAACAACAGGTTTTAGTACAGTTAGTTATTATATTGAAAAATTTAAGGATTATACAGGATTTTCTCCATATGTCTATCGTAAAAAATTTTGTAAAAGTTAAAGTGTGTACGAATAATAAGGAAGTTAAAAAATATTAAAGTCATTTAACAAATAAAATAGTTATTTAAAAAGAAGATATGAAATTAGAGACTCATATCTTCTTTTTAGGTTGCTTGTATAATATATCCTTAATTGATAGAATTATTAGCATATTGCAAAATGAAAGAGGTAGTATAATGGATACTTGTGCTGATGTTTTAATCGTTATAGATTTACAAAATGGTGTATGTTACAGTGGAGATCATTTATATGATTTGCAAAATTTACTTGCTAAAGTAAACAATAGGATTGCTCTATATAGAGAATTACATAAACCAATCATTTTTGTTCAACACTGTGATGAAGAATTAGTACCTGAAGAAGTACCATGGGCTATTCATGCCAATCTAGATGTTCAACAACAAGATTATTTTGTAAGGAAAATACATGCAAATTCTTTTTACAAAACGAACTTAAAAAATCTTTTAGACCAATTAAATGTTCATCGAATTGAATTTTGTGGTGCTCAAACAGAATACTGTATGGATACTACGATTAAATTTGCTCATGGATTGGGGTACGAAAATTTCATGGTACATAAAGCAAACTCTACTTTGAATAATCCATTTATGTCTGCAAAAGAGACGATTGATTTTTATGAAAATTTATGGAACCATAGATTTTTAAAATTGATAGGCGATGAATGAACGATTATTTAAAAATCCAAAAACGAAGATTCATCAGCGAAAAACAACTTTATTATTCCTTTAAATGAAAGAATACAACAATTAACATTTATTTTTAAACAACTTTAAAACCACCTATGGATTTACTTGTAGGTGATTTTTACATTTCCAAGATTAAAATTCAAAAACTTTATTATCTCTACACATAAAGATTAATTAATATGAAAAATTTTTGACAAAATAGTAGTGTAAAAACATCCATTTTCGCTGAGGCTATTGACAATAATAACCATGAATAATAAGGTAATATTAATAGTGAAGATGACTTTACTATTAATATTACTTTAAGGATTGAATGAAAATGATAAAAGATGAAGAGCATCTGTATCGACTTGTTCAGGAGATAGATGAAGCGGTTTATTCAATGGATAGTCATTTTATCAAGATACATCAAGAATTATTGACCGATGATCTAACGCCTAAACAAATGATTTTAATCGACTTTGTTGATAAAAATAGTCCTGTGACAATTGGACAAATTGCTAGTTATATGAATATCACTTCTAGCGCAGTGGGACAATTGGTTAGTAAATTGGAAGAGCAGCATTATGTTTCTCGAAGCATTAATCCTGAAAATCGTCGAGAAATAATTGTACAGCTGGGTACAACAGGTATGAAGTATGTTGAAAGGGAAGAAGAAATCAAACGGTTTATTATTTCAAAATATTATTCAAAACTTGAACTGCATGAATTAGTGCAGCTAAAGGTGATTATTCAAAAATTAAGTCAAATTGTGTTAGAGGAAGGATTAATGGATGAATTTCAGGTAACTAAAAAAAGGAGTGATAAAGTATGATTGCTTTAAAGAAAAAGCAAAATGTATGGCTAGCTTTTTTATTAGTTGTTCTTGCCAGTAATTACACACTTTATAACACGGGATTTGGATTATCTATTTTACCAGCAGAGACTAAAGGAGTAGTCATCGGCTCATTAATTGATTTTGTTGTTGTTATGCCGATTTTGTTTATGCTGTATAAAGGTAAGTATTCTGTAAAACAAGCAATACTGTTAGCTGCTGCTGGTTGTATTGCAGCCCGTTTTATCATTCCAATCGATCATCTTCAGCCATTTGTAGCCATTACATGGGTTGGGTTTGCGATTGAAGGTTCAATTATTCTATTAGAAATTTTGCTTGTTGTGACACTTGTCCGTTATATGCCTAAAATTCTAGCAGATGTAAGATTAAGTAATCTACCAGATTTGTTCTCCTTTTCGAAAGCAGTTGAGAAACATGCACCAAAGCATCCGATTATCCAAATGCTGTGCACAGACTTTTTGATGTTTTATTATGCTTTTGCAAGCTGGAAGAGAAAAGAGGGCCCAGGTTTAACCTTGCATAAGAGCTCTAGTTATATCGCCTTTCAAATTATGCTTATTCATGGCATAGTTATTGAGACAATTGGCATCCATTGGTGGCTACATGAGAAGTCGATGCTACTCTCTATTCTTTTGCTAATTTTAAATATCTACTCCGTTATATTTTTTATAGCGGATATGCAAGCTGTTCGTTTAAATCCTGTGTACGTTACATCTGATAAGTTATATCTATCATTAGGTCTAATGAAACGTGCAGAAATTCGCTTTGATAATATAGAGGAGCTTATTGAGGATAAACATGTGTTAGAAGGAAAATTATCGAAAGATACTATTGATTTTGTGGCCCGTGATTTCGATGTGGCATATCCTCAGTTTATCCTAAAGCTGAAGGAGCCAATAGAGGTTACATTTTTGCTAGGCATTAAAAAGAAATATCACAAAGTAGCTATTAAAGCAGACCAAAAACAAGAATTTAAAACAATTCTTGTACAAAGAATGGGTGTAAATTAATAGTTCTACAAACTTTAACTTCTTTCAGCAGAAGTCTTCCACCTCTATAGATGGTGAGATGAATGCGAATTTAAGCTACTTTTCAGAGGGTGTCCAAACACCCGCTGAAAGAAGTTAAAGCCTCCGGCGGATGTCACGGATTTTCAAAGGAATGAATTGTGCGGGCACAATTCAAAATCCGGACGCAATTATGCTAAGGCGAAATTGATTTTTGTTTCTAGGCTGAACGATAATAAATCGTTCAGCCTTTTCTATCTATCTTTATACATAATGAATATTCTTTATGACGTTCAATTGATATATATCATATTTTACCTTATATGGATATATTCTCATATAATTTAGAAAATTTACATACTATTTAACCAGATTTTAACCTTCATCTTTTATAGTGATTTATGTATAAAAGTAGAGGAGTGTTATTTTTGAAGGTAGTTAAAACAAACATTGTTGATTTACAGGAAGGATTGGTTCTTGGGCAAGATTTACATGTCGAAAACCGTCTGTTGATGAAAAGTGGAAGTGTATTAACATCGAGAATTATAACATTATTGAAAAATCGCCATGTTCACGATGTTTATATTCAGACACCGATTGTAGAAACAGACCTTCATGCTGAACAGGATGTATTGTTAAGGGAAGATTACGATAAACAGCGTGATAATACCTTAATAAGTAGTAAGCCAGACAATTCTCTTTTTCTACAGGCATTAGGAGAATTGAGCACGGAGATTCGGTATGGTCATGTATTAAAAAATATGGACGATATACAGTTTATACGTAATTTATTTCAGCGCTATATGGAAAATAGCCATAATCGAAAACTGCTTACTGCGCTAAAAAATTATGACACATACACATATATGCATGCTATTGACGTATTTACATTATGTACTCTATTTGCTAAAAAAGAAGGCATACAAAATTTAGAACATTGTGCCTTGGGATTTTTATTTCATGATATTGGGAAGCTGAAAATACCGCTAGCTCTTATAAAAAAAGAGGGTAGACTTTCACCTAGTGAGTTTGAAGTCATGCAGACACATACACAGTTTGGCTATGAATTATTGTGCGATTTAGGACTTGAATCTATTGCCTATCTGGCTAAGTCACATCATGAGCGAATAGATGGCTCAGGATATCCAGAGGGGCTAGAGGAATCTGAAATACCTAGGGAAGTATTCATATTACAGCTAATCGATATATACTCAGCAATTACCTTAAATCGACCATATAAATGCGAGGTTGGGGCCGCAGAAGCAATGGCAATTATCTATAAAGAAAAGCATCTTCTTGATGAAAAGCTTCTTGCCAGATTTGTTGATTTTATTGGCATATATCCAGAAAATTCAATTGTGCTACTATCAGATGGTTCTCATGCTCTAGTAGACAATGTCAATAATATGTATCCACTTCTACCTATTGTGAGAAGGTTAGATACAAATACAGTCTTTAGATTACCATTTGATTTCCAGCTTAAAGTAGTCAAGTTAATTTCCTATTATGTTGAAACGCCAGAAAAGCTATTTCAGAAATTCTCTGAGTATCTCATGAATGGTGAAATTAATTTGATGGAAAAGTACTACCATCAGTTAATGGATCAGTATACGTTATATGAGTGCTTTACTAAAATATATATTCCAATCTACCAAATTTTTGATGTCATTGAACATCAACTAGTGATGGAGGATGTGCGCTTAAAGGCTATGCGTGAAACTCTAAAGGTACTGTTGCATAATATGCTGCTTCAATTACGAAGTGAAACAAGAAAAAAGGATGCTATACTTTTTATGGTAGACCAAGATTTACGAACAAATATTTTTATTCAGTTATTAGAAGGTTTATTTTATGCAAAAGAAATTTATCCATTTGTATTAGAGAGCTCAACTAGTAAGGAGGAGCTATTGAACATCGCAGATTATTGTGAGGCATCGGCAATTTGTGTATTTAGTAATGAATGCCTTGACCTTCATGGAACTACTCGAAAATTAGTGCAGTATCATATCACTCCAGAGAGGTTAGAGAGCTTTGTCTTCAGCTTTGCTGGAGAGTCACATAAAGAAGTAAATTTAAAAGATAAATTACAAAAATATAAAGCGGTTACAAAATTAATCGCCACATAAATGAATAAGGGAGGCACATACTGGTGAATGATTGCATACTTTTACAAACGAAAGAAGATTGGAATTTGCAAAGAATGTATATAAATAAATTCAATAATTTAGTACTAGTAAAAAGTATTCATCATAATTCAGCTGAAAAGAGAGCTAGGCTGCAATATGAATTTTCATTGTTTGCGAACGAACAAAATCATTGGTTGTTAAAGCCAATAGCCATTGATTATATTGACAATCAATACGCAATCATTTATGAAAATTTTAATGGAGTACCCTTACATGAGTTTAGAAATAATCATATTTCTTTACACCAATTTTTACAAATTGCGCTTGAACTTGTGAATGCCTGTATTAAAATGCAGCAAAGTGATTTACTCTATCTTGATTTTAATCCTAGCCAAATTTTAATTAATCCAAATTCATTAAAAGTAAAATTACTGAGTTCTGAATTCAGTTTAAAATATGGTGCAGAATCCCCCGTCATTATTGAAAATCCTTATGAACGACTTGAACAACTGCCATATTGTTCACCAGAACAAACTGGAAGAGTTAATTTAGAAATTGACCATCGTTCTGATCTATATGCGCTTGGAATTATTTTTTACGAAATACTCAGTGGTCAATTACCTTTCCAAAAAAAAGACTCTGTTGATCTTATCTATGAAATTCTGACAAAAGTGCCGTATTCATTGGTAAATCTTCAGCCTTATTCCCATCCTATTATTTGGAGTATAGTAGAAAAATTATTAGCGAAAAATCCAGAATTACGCTATCAAAGTGCAGTTGGATTAAGAGAGGATTTATTACAAATTCAACACAAACTGTTAACTGATGAACCACTTCATGACTTCCAGTTGGGTACATATGACATTCATTTAAATGCGGTGCTTTCTACAAAGTTGTATGGTAGGAAGCAACAAATCACAGAACTTG
This window harbors:
- a CDS encoding AraC family transcriptional regulator gives rise to the protein MALTHIKIAKDLQELTSHGTKAFPVALYETTLRLESLDFLPLHWHKEIQFVYVKNGRIEYRVGADVFILEKGDGLFVNALGLHEAKPYEIDLARIYCVNVDPMLLGGHEGSIVAEKYVKPYITSNRLPYVRLSGPLAQKVKGIASILQKKNDFYELTVWRELVAIWEAMLTQSMLTVEMLEPAKIVQHERVKEMLDYLHVNYAEKIVLEQLAAHVYLSRAECSRLFKKMVGMSPFSYLLQYRLRKSLQLLRDSEQSITTIAATTGFSTVSYYIEKFKDYTGFSPYVYRKKFCKS
- a CDS encoding cysteine hydrolase, with the protein product MDTCADVLIVIDLQNGVCYSGDHLYDLQNLLAKVNNRIALYRELHKPIIFVQHCDEELVPEEVPWAIHANLDVQQQDYFVRKIHANSFYKTNLKNLLDQLNVHRIEFCGAQTEYCMDTTIKFAHGLGYENFMVHKANSTLNNPFMSAKETIDFYENLWNHRFLKLIGDE
- a CDS encoding MarR family transcriptional regulator codes for the protein MKMIKDEEHLYRLVQEIDEAVYSMDSHFIKIHQELLTDDLTPKQMILIDFVDKNSPVTIGQIASYMNITSSAVGQLVSKLEEQHYVSRSINPENRREIIVQLGTTGMKYVEREEEIKRFIISKYYSKLELHELVQLKVIIQKLSQIVLEEGLMDEFQVTKKRSDKV
- a CDS encoding beta-carotene 15,15'-monooxygenase codes for the protein MIALKKKQNVWLAFLLVVLASNYTLYNTGFGLSILPAETKGVVIGSLIDFVVVMPILFMLYKGKYSVKQAILLAAAGCIAARFIIPIDHLQPFVAITWVGFAIEGSIILLEILLVVTLVRYMPKILADVRLSNLPDLFSFSKAVEKHAPKHPIIQMLCTDFLMFYYAFASWKRKEGPGLTLHKSSSYIAFQIMLIHGIVIETIGIHWWLHEKSMLLSILLLILNIYSVIFFIADMQAVRLNPVYVTSDKLYLSLGLMKRAEIRFDNIEELIEDKHVLEGKLSKDTIDFVARDFDVAYPQFILKLKEPIEVTFLLGIKKKYHKVAIKADQKQEFKTILVQRMGVN